The genome window TTTAAGGAAGTTATGAAAAGATTAGCAATGGCTTTTAGTGGGCCTTCCAATTCAGGTAAAACAACTTTAATAACCCAAGTTGCTAAATATTTTATGGAGCAAAATTATAAAGTATGTATTATAAAACATGATCCAAAAGATAAAGCAAGTTTTGATATAGCAAAAAAAGATAGTTTTAAATTTTTTCAAAGCGGTGCTGATGTAATGGTTTTAAGCCCTACAAGGACAACTTTATTTACACATTCTCCAAGTACTTTAGATGAAGCTATTTCCAAACTAGGGGAATTTGATTTTTTATTTATAGAGGGCTTAAAAACCTTAGATATGCCAAGAATTAGTGTTTTTTGTAAAGAAGTAGATGAGAGCTATTTTGCTTATTCTAAGGCTATTGCAAGCTATGAGAAAATCGAAAATGAAAATTTAACTTGGCTTTATTTGGATGATTTAGAAAGTATTTGTGATTTTATATTAAAAAATTCAAAAAAAGTATAGGGGTAAAATATGCAAGAATTAATTAACGATATACAAAAAACAGTGATTGAAATTTCAAAAGAACTTAGATATTTAAAAGATTTTGATTATACTACTTCTCAAAATGCTACAGGAGATAATCAATTAAAACTTGATGTAAAAAGTGATGAGATTATCACTAGAATTTTAAAGCAAAGCAAAGGTATAAAAAGCTTAATTAGTGAGGAAAAGCAAGAGCAATTATTAATCAATGAAAATGAAAAATACATTGTTGCTTATGATCCTTTAGACGGTTCATCTTTGGTAGATGTGAATTTTGCTATAGGTTCTATTTTTGCTATTTATGAGCAAGAGGCTAGTGCAAAAAATCTAAAAGCAGCAGTTTATGCTATTTATGGTGTGCGCTTAGAGCTTATAGTATGCATAGATATTCCTAAGCTTTATAGGTTAAATGAAAATGATGAATTTGTTTTTGTCAAGGATTTAAAATTAAACGAAAAAGGCAAATTAA of Campylobacter lari contains these proteins:
- the mobB gene encoding molybdopterin-guanine dinucleotide biosynthesis protein B, with the translated sequence MKRLAMAFSGPSNSGKTTLITQVAKYFMEQNYKVCIIKHDPKDKASFDIAKKDSFKFFQSGADVMVLSPTRTTLFTHSPSTLDEAISKLGEFDFLFIEGLKTLDMPRISVFCKEVDESYFAYSKAIASYEKIENENLTWLYLDDLESICDFILKNSKKV
- a CDS encoding class 1 fructose-bisphosphatase encodes the protein MQELINDIQKTVIEISKELRYLKDFDYTTSQNATGDNQLKLDVKSDEIITRILKQSKGIKSLISEEKQEQLLINENEKYIVAYDPLDGSSLVDVNFAIGSIFAIYEQEASAKNLKAAVYAIYGVRLELIVCIDIPKLYRLNENDEFVFVKDLKLNEKGKLNASGGTQKNWSNTHRAFIKALFDEGYRLRYSGAMVSDLHQILLKGGGLFSYPATSDAPNGKLRAYFEVFPFAFIFEKAGGLSTNGENDSLLDLEFEKIHASTPCFLGSKYEIEKLKRAYKGL